The Anabaena sp. WA102 genome contains a region encoding:
- a CDS encoding HupE/UreJ family protein, with protein sequence MSKNSQLVASESSNLLTSKQQGLLGAIAILVVISLLTSAGGSPIEHNVSSTWEGFIWGIADPVISLDRFAGIVALGLFSARFTRGNWLNITFVIAAICGQLINLSPVILPASGIAIAICTIALGVMLVTPIPIHWLAIALLSATAGIFQGYSDATSIIGAETLTMIIFVISVAFTQTVIIMSARKIGVNFGINEINQILPKIIRFAGLVFCAIGIVFLGYSII encoded by the coding sequence ATGTCTAAAAATTCACAGTTAGTAGCTTCTGAGTCCAGTAACTTATTAACATCTAAACAGCAGGGTCTTTTAGGAGCTATCGCCATTTTAGTCGTCATTAGTTTACTGACTTCAGCCGGTGGATCACCCATTGAACATAATGTTTCCAGCACATGGGAAGGTTTTATTTGGGGCATAGCCGATCCGGTGATTAGTTTAGACCGTTTTGCAGGGATTGTAGCATTAGGTTTATTTTCCGCTAGATTTACCCGTGGTAATTGGCTAAATATCACTTTTGTTATTGCTGCTATCTGTGGACAATTGATTAATTTATCTCCAGTGATCTTACCTGCGTCAGGAATAGCGATCGCTATTTGTACCATTGCATTAGGAGTAATGTTAGTTACACCAATTCCTATTCATTGGTTAGCAATAGCTTTATTAAGTGCTACTGCTGGGATATTTCAAGGTTACTCCGATGCTACATCCATCATCGGTGCAGAAACATTAACTATGATTATCTTCGTAATTAGTGTTGCCTTCACTCAAACAGTAATTATCATGAGTGCCAGAAAAATAGGTGTAAATTTTGGCATCAATGAAATTAATCAAATCTTACCTAAAATCATCCGTTTTGCTGGTTTAGTATTCTGTGCAATTGGTATCGTATTTTTGGGCTACTCAATAATTTAA
- the surE gene encoding 5'/3'-nucleotidase SurE: MTIIITNDDGIDAPGIAALFKAVNGKSVIIAAPQSHQSGCGHQVTTHQPINLQRRSDFEYAIAGTPADCIRVAISHIAPNIKYVISGINAGGNLGVDAYISGTVAAVREAAMHGIPGIAVSQYRQGKRDYDWDTAVKWTSALLKDLMELPLEPGCFWNVNLPHLLPQQADPEVVFCQPCTKPLPVNYRMEGDDFYYTGEYGKRERTPNSDVDICFSGKIAVTKLRV; the protein is encoded by the coding sequence ATGACTATAATTATCACCAATGACGACGGTATTGATGCACCAGGGATTGCAGCTTTATTCAAAGCAGTAAATGGTAAATCGGTAATTATTGCCGCACCACAATCCCATCAATCAGGCTGTGGACATCAAGTTACTACCCATCAACCGATTAATCTGCAACGGCGTTCTGATTTTGAATATGCGATCGCCGGCACTCCTGCTGATTGTATCCGAGTTGCCATTTCACATATTGCACCAAATATCAAGTATGTGATTTCTGGTATTAATGCTGGTGGAAATTTAGGCGTTGATGCGTATATTTCTGGGACTGTGGCTGCTGTCAGAGAGGCTGCTATGCACGGGATTCCCGGAATTGCTGTTTCTCAATATCGTCAAGGTAAACGTGATTATGATTGGGATACGGCTGTTAAATGGACATCTGCATTATTAAAGGATTTGATGGAACTTCCTCTAGAACCTGGATGTTTTTGGAATGTCAATCTACCGCACCTGTTACCGCAACAAGCAGATCCAGAAGTGGTATTTTGTCAACCTTGTACGAAACCTTTACCTGTTAATTACCGAATGGAAGGTGATGATTTTTACTATACAGGAGAATATGGTAAACGAGAACGGACTCCTAATAGTGATGTTGATATATGTTTTTCTGGAAAAATCGCGGTGACAAAGTTAAGAGTTTAA
- a CDS encoding PD-(D/E)XK nuclease family protein → MSLFTKLFYLSSSVNKPLENYFTEIVVCFLHHNQDILIAWLKSYSIIIEDNYSNIKVLSQERYKNEKSIIDIQIELSNGIDTDLIFIESKIGAKDPNNNLKKYAEILRSLPNIRHRILIYITRKDDPKDEIKVYTSNLLPQVSFYSLKWQDFYEFLNEHEADSLKPDTLKIEILKFMEKKEMSKNKEFSLIDLVSMITYRNFVKKTSKLMESTFSDEVKNKFIENFGYENVITPNLKTLGDDAITKGFPDWHFRYFLGYFDFTPEENSTEYPNIEHLKLGVAIGASAKYRRRSKFCLESMDKVEYERDWSKRINDDGWMTIDYTINIQELLSGKDHLSNIRNYFLESIDELKKIHDEYFYWNNLTK, encoded by the coding sequence ATGTCTCTATTTACCAAATTATTTTACCTCAGCTCCTCAGTTAATAAACCACTTGAAAATTATTTTACTGAAATAGTCGTTTGTTTTTTGCACCACAATCAAGATATTTTGATTGCTTGGTTGAAATCTTATTCAATTATCATTGAAGATAACTATTCTAACATCAAAGTTTTATCTCAAGAGAGATATAAAAACGAAAAAAGTATAATTGATATACAAATTGAGCTATCAAATGGAATAGACACAGATTTGATATTTATTGAGTCAAAAATTGGTGCTAAAGATCCAAACAATAATTTAAAAAAATATGCTGAAATTTTGAGAAGTTTACCAAATATCAGACATCGAATTTTAATTTATATCACTCGTAAAGATGATCCGAAAGACGAAATTAAGGTTTATACATCAAATTTATTACCACAAGTAAGTTTTTACTCATTGAAATGGCAAGATTTCTATGAATTTTTAAATGAGCATGAAGCTGATAGTTTAAAACCTGATACTCTAAAAATAGAGATATTAAAGTTTATGGAGAAAAAAGAAATGTCTAAGAATAAGGAATTTTCACTTATTGATTTAGTATCAATGATAACTTATCGTAATTTTGTCAAAAAAACTAGCAAGCTCATGGAGTCTACTTTTAGTGATGAAGTGAAAAATAAATTTATTGAAAATTTTGGTTATGAAAATGTCATCACGCCAAATTTAAAAACATTGGGAGATGATGCTATCACCAAAGGGTTTCCAGACTGGCACTTTAGATATTTTCTAGGATACTTTGATTTTACTCCAGAAGAAAATTCAACAGAATATCCAAATATAGAACATCTTAAGTTAGGTGTAGCTATTGGCGCATCGGCTAAATACAGAAGGCGTAGTAAATTTTGTCTTGAATCTATGGATAAAGTTGAGTATGAGCGTGATTGGAGTAAACGTATAAATGATGATGGATGGATGACTATTGATTATACAATAAATATTCAAGAATTGTTATCTGGAAAAGATCATTTATCAAACATCAGAAATTATTTTTTAGAATCCATTGACGAACTGAAAAAAATTCATGATGAATATTTTTATTGGAACAATTTAACTAAATAA
- a CDS encoding type II toxin-antitoxin system VapC family toxin, whose translation MKLLFDTHTFMWWHSEPDRIPRDTLTLLQNPNHELLLSIVSLWEMQIKIQLGKLTLRDDLELMLKTQQEQNNITLLSITFLHILELKNLPLHHKDPFDRLLLAQSKVENATLISRDSVFQNYDCPVIW comes from the coding sequence ATGAAATTACTATTCGATACCCACACTTTTATGTGGTGGCATAGCGAACCAGACCGTATACCTAGAGACACGCTAACATTACTTCAAAATCCCAATCATGAGTTACTTCTGAGCATAGTCAGCCTATGGGAAATGCAAATCAAAATTCAGTTAGGGAAATTAACTCTTAGAGATGATTTAGAACTTATGCTAAAAACTCAGCAGGAGCAAAATAATATTACTTTATTATCTATAACATTTCTCCATATTCTGGAACTAAAAAACTTACCTCTACACCACAAAGATCCATTTGATAGACTTCTACTAGCTCAATCTAAAGTTGAAAATGCAACATTAATTAGTCGAGACTCAGTTTTCCAAAACTATGACTGTCCTGTAATTTGGTAA
- a CDS encoding Uma2 family endonuclease → MRWEEVCENKQLQDLPFKIELNKWGQIVMSPVKIKHSFYQGRIQRLLESLLKTGEVMPECAINTSDGVKVADVVWCSDTRFDQIQDEISASIAPEICIEVKSTGNTIDEMEFKKQLYLEAQAIEVWLCNEQGEIRFYNQQGELENSLLVPDFPQQIKR, encoded by the coding sequence ATGAGATGGGAAGAAGTTTGTGAAAATAAACAATTACAAGATTTACCCTTCAAAATTGAATTAAATAAATGGGGACAAATTGTCATGAGTCCTGTAAAAATTAAACACTCTTTTTATCAAGGAAGAATCCAACGACTATTAGAATCTTTATTAAAAACCGGCGAAGTTATGCCAGAATGTGCAATCAACACATCAGATGGTGTTAAAGTTGCCGATGTCGTTTGGTGTTCAGATACAAGATTTGATCAAATTCAAGATGAAATATCAGCTTCCATAGCACCAGAAATTTGTATAGAAGTTAAATCTACGGGCAATACTATTGATGAAATGGAATTTAAGAAACAATTATATTTAGAAGCTCAAGCAATTGAAGTATGGTTATGTAATGAACAAGGTGAAATCAGGTTCTATAATCAACAAGGTGAATTAGAAAACTCTTTGTTAGTTCCTGACTTTCCTCAACAAATTAAACGCTAA
- a CDS encoding S8 family serine peptidase, with translation MSKNWLLFWSVGFSCLTLPVCAGVKLANFLGANGIDALKLHQAPYNLTGRKIAIGQVEIGRPGMFGWDKAVSKNRAVSPFAVFSRNVPAKSNVGVDPHAYNVSGVMVSQDKAFPGVAPNARLYSSAVGSTKKIGQPEECLSAQHIALQNGGDVRAINFSFGEPLERDPRPEAMLDGNALLTLCIDWSSRVHDVVYSIAGNQGKGGIPIPTDNFNAINVAFSSEREGIFNKVHVSNLASINQGIENRLAGKEFNIGGRSAISLVAPGTNIPLLNPDGKLNKSTGTSFAAPQVTATVALLQEFVDRQLRIKQANWTIDARRHQVMKAILLNSADKIQDSGDGLRLGMTRTLIDKQNQDWLVSNAYKNSKIPLDAQMGAGHLNAFRAYQQLNGGEWKPNTPVPHIGWDYGTVNANSSKEYALQKSLKQNSFVAITLSWDRLVELNDKDNNQEYDIGETFIDKGLNNLDVYLVKENGKNNEVVVCDSVSEVDSVEHIFCPVPTNGNYKIRVQFKKQVNEATQPYALAWWTVGER, from the coding sequence ATGAGTAAAAATTGGCTACTTTTTTGGAGTGTAGGTTTTTCTTGCTTGACTTTACCCGTCTGTGCTGGGGTGAAGTTGGCAAATTTTTTAGGTGCTAATGGTATTGATGCGCTGAAGCTACATCAAGCTCCTTATAATTTGACTGGGCGGAAAATTGCCATTGGTCAAGTAGAAATTGGTCGTCCGGGGATGTTTGGCTGGGATAAAGCCGTATCTAAAAATCGGGCTGTATCTCCATTTGCAGTGTTTTCACGCAACGTCCCGGCTAAATCAAATGTTGGTGTTGATCCTCATGCTTATAATGTTTCTGGCGTGATGGTGAGTCAAGATAAGGCTTTTCCTGGTGTCGCACCAAACGCCAGACTGTATTCTTCTGCTGTCGGATCTACAAAAAAAATCGGTCAACCAGAGGAGTGTCTGTCAGCACAACATATTGCATTACAAAATGGTGGTGATGTGCGGGCGATTAATTTTAGTTTTGGTGAACCTCTTGAACGTGATCCTCGACCAGAAGCTATGTTAGATGGTAATGCTTTACTAACATTATGTATTGACTGGTCTAGCCGTGTTCATGATGTTGTCTATTCCATTGCTGGTAATCAAGGCAAAGGCGGGATTCCTATTCCTACAGATAATTTTAACGCAATTAATGTGGCTTTTTCTTCAGAACGCGAGGGAATTTTTAATAAAGTTCACGTTTCTAATTTGGCGAGTATTAATCAAGGTATAGAAAATCGTTTAGCAGGGAAGGAATTTAATATTGGGGGGAGAAGTGCAATTAGTTTGGTTGCTCCTGGGACGAATATTCCTTTACTTAATCCTGATGGTAAGTTAAATAAATCTACAGGTACGAGTTTTGCTGCACCGCAAGTTACGGCTACTGTGGCTTTATTACAGGAATTTGTGGATAGACAGTTACGAATTAAACAAGCAAATTGGACTATTGATGCTCGTCGTCATCAAGTCATGAAAGCAATATTACTTAATTCTGCGGACAAGATTCAAGATAGTGGTGATGGTTTACGGTTGGGAATGACGAGGACTTTAATTGATAAACAAAATCAAGATTGGTTAGTTTCTAATGCTTACAAAAATTCCAAAATTCCCCTGGATGCTCAAATGGGAGCAGGTCATTTAAATGCTTTTCGAGCTTATCAACAGTTGAATGGTGGTGAATGGAAACCTAATACACCAGTTCCGCATATTGGTTGGGATTATGGTACTGTTAATGCTAATTCTTCTAAAGAATATGCTTTGCAAAAGAGTTTAAAACAAAATAGTTTTGTGGCTATTACTTTAAGTTGGGATCGTTTGGTGGAGTTGAATGATAAAGATAATAATCAGGAATATGATATAGGGGAAACATTTATAGATAAAGGATTAAATAATCTTGATGTCTATTTAGTTAAGGAAAATGGGAAAAATAATGAAGTTGTGGTTTGTGATTCTGTGAGTGAAGTTGATAGTGTGGAACATATTTTTTGTCCAGTTCCTACTAATGGTAACTATAAGATTCGGGTGCAATTCAAGAAGCAGGTGAATGAAGCTACTCAACCTTATGCTTTAGCTTGGTGGACTGTAGGTGAAAGGTGA
- the rpe gene encoding ribulose-phosphate 3-epimerase, producing the protein MTQNSSQKPIVIAPSILSADFSRLGDDIRAVDKAGADWIHVDVMDGRFVPNITIGPLIVEAIRPVTTKPLDVHLMIVEPEKYVEGFAKAGADIISIHAEHNASPHLHRTLGQIRELGKKAGVVLNPGTPLELIEYVLELCDLVLIMSVNPGFGGQSFIPSVVPKIRKLRQMCDERGLDPWIEVDGGLKANNTWQVLEAGANAIVAGSAVFNAPDYAEAITNIRNSKRPTPELTAV; encoded by the coding sequence ATGACCCAAAATTCATCTCAAAAGCCTATAGTTATCGCTCCATCTATCCTATCAGCAGATTTTAGCCGTCTGGGTGACGATATTCGCGCCGTAGACAAAGCGGGAGCAGATTGGATTCACGTTGATGTAATGGATGGACGTTTTGTCCCTAATATTACAATAGGTCCTCTGATTGTGGAGGCGATTCGTCCAGTTACAACCAAACCACTGGATGTCCACTTGATGATTGTGGAACCAGAAAAGTATGTAGAAGGTTTTGCTAAAGCCGGTGCTGATATTATTTCTATCCACGCAGAACACAACGCATCTCCTCACCTGCACCGCACTCTTGGACAAATCAGAGAACTCGGTAAGAAAGCTGGAGTTGTACTCAATCCGGGTACACCTTTGGAGTTAATTGAATATGTCCTAGAATTGTGCGATTTAGTGCTAATTATGAGCGTTAACCCCGGTTTTGGTGGTCAAAGCTTTATTCCTAGCGTAGTACCTAAAATCCGCAAGTTGCGTCAAATGTGCGATGAACGCGGTTTAGATCCTTGGATTGAGGTTGACGGGGGACTCAAAGCTAATAATACTTGGCAAGTTTTGGAAGCTGGCGCTAATGCTATTGTAGCGGGTTCGGCTGTGTTCAATGCTCCTGATTATGCTGAGGCGATTACCAATATCCGTAACAGTAAGCGTCCGACTCCAGAATTAACTGCTGTTTAA
- a CDS encoding IS1634 family transposase, whose amino-acid sequence MFSTKDLELKKIDHLGIVAGIVDSIGIVEIINNLVGSEPGEKVSAGQVVKAMILNGLSMMSQPLYMFPKFFELIACEHLIGVGVKAEYLNDDKLGRVLDKLFIKGLDTVFLAVSLNAVEIYQISLSSSHLDSTSFHVHGEYENSLPSVIFEDSKESGSLEKENEESQSPQAIKLTYGYSRDHRPDLKQFITQLVCSGDGDIPIYIKAVSGNEVDSKKFGEIAVEYQKRIQVDSLIVADSALYTESNIKLMSSLKWLTRVPLTIKSAKNLVMSLAESEFVKSEKAGYSYAEKKITYGDIEQRWLIVQSQDRKKSDLKKLSKRIEKALTNTQSKLKNLSQEKFACAADARKELTKISKEFKYHQVENIEVIEKSPKIKEENQLGKAINNPTMRWIFQCFQSVHLVTFQGKREFYNLTSEMKYILLFLPEACRNYYRYIS is encoded by the coding sequence ATGTTTAGTACAAAAGACCTGGAATTGAAGAAGATAGACCATTTAGGGATAGTAGCAGGAATAGTAGATTCAATAGGGATTGTAGAAATAATTAATAATTTAGTAGGTTCAGAGCCAGGAGAAAAAGTCAGTGCAGGTCAGGTGGTAAAGGCGATGATTTTGAACGGCTTAAGTATGATGTCACAGCCGTTATATATGTTTCCAAAATTCTTTGAATTAATTGCTTGTGAACATTTAATTGGTGTAGGAGTAAAAGCAGAATATCTCAATGATGACAAGCTGGGGAGAGTATTAGATAAATTATTTATAAAAGGACTAGATACAGTATTTTTAGCCGTCAGTTTAAATGCAGTAGAAATATATCAGATATCACTCTCATCATCACACTTGGATTCAACATCATTTCATGTACATGGAGAATATGAAAATAGTTTACCATCAGTAATATTTGAAGATTCAAAAGAATCAGGTTCATTAGAAAAAGAAAATGAAGAGAGTCAATCACCTCAAGCGATAAAGCTGACTTACGGTTATTCTAGAGATCATCGTCCAGATTTAAAACAATTTATTACACAATTAGTATGTTCAGGAGATGGAGATATACCAATATATATAAAAGCAGTATCAGGGAATGAAGTTGATTCTAAAAAATTTGGAGAAATCGCAGTTGAATATCAGAAAAGAATACAAGTTGATAGTTTGATAGTAGCAGATAGCGCATTATATACAGAATCAAATATCAAGTTAATGTCGAGTCTCAAATGGTTAACCAGAGTACCCTTAACGATAAAATCAGCAAAAAACTTAGTGATGAGTTTAGCAGAATCGGAATTTGTTAAAAGTGAAAAAGCAGGATATTCTTATGCCGAGAAGAAAATAACTTATGGAGATATAGAGCAAAGATGGTTAATCGTACAAAGTCAAGATAGAAAAAAATCTGACTTAAAGAAATTATCAAAGAGAATAGAAAAAGCTTTGACTAATACTCAAAGTAAGTTAAAAAACCTATCGCAAGAAAAATTTGCTTGTGCGGCTGATGCTAGAAAGGAATTAACAAAAATAAGTAAAGAATTTAAATATCATCAAGTAGAAAATATTGAAGTTATCGAAAAAAGTCCTAAAATCAAAGAAGAAAATCAATTAGGAAAGGCCATAAACAATCCAACTATGCGGTGGATATTTCAATGTTTTCAATCAGTTCATCTTGTGACTTTTCAAGGAAAAAGAGAATTTTATAATTTGACATCAGAAATGAAGTACATTCTCCTATTCCTCCCAGAAGCTTGCCGTAATTACTACAGATATATAAGTTGA
- a CDS encoding helix-turn-helix domain-containing protein: protein MSKTKDAIKIIDKMTRTDPQLEAMVAVSTINAEVAQLIYEARTKAGLTQKQLAELIGTKQPVIARLEDADYEGHSLSMLQKIAHALNQRLVIHLTPMDEQQIA, encoded by the coding sequence ATGTCCAAGACTAAGGATGCGATTAAAATTATCGACAAGATGACTCGTACTGATCCTCAACTTGAGGCAATGGTAGCGGTATCTACCATTAATGCAGAAGTGGCACAGTTAATATATGAAGCCAGAACCAAAGCTGGGTTAACGCAGAAACAGTTGGCTGAACTGATTGGCACAAAACAACCAGTAATTGCACGGCTAGAAGATGCTGACTATGAAGGACATTCTCTTTCCATGCTGCAAAAAATCGCTCATGCTCTTAATCAGCGGTTAGTAATTCATCTGACTCCAATGGATGAGCAGCAAATTGCATAG
- a CDS encoding type II toxin-antitoxin system RelE/ParE family toxin produces MYNNNIDMVRECAVPETQVVFYQEEDGEVPVLEWLTRLLKEDRKGYANCVARIKQLAALGYELRRPGADYLRDGIYELRAKHIRVQYRILYFFHGQNVAILAQAITKEQAAVPAIDIERAIARKRLFEESPEAHTYHEDDDDDDVQD; encoded by the coding sequence GTGTATAATAACAATATTGATATGGTGAGAGAGTGTGCAGTGCCTGAAACCCAGGTTGTTTTTTACCAGGAGGAGGATGGGGAAGTACCTGTTCTGGAATGGTTGACGCGACTTTTAAAAGAAGACCGCAAAGGATATGCAAACTGTGTAGCCCGCATCAAGCAGCTTGCGGCATTAGGATACGAACTGCGTCGCCCTGGAGCGGATTACCTGCGAGATGGAATTTATGAATTGCGGGCAAAGCATATTCGTGTCCAGTACCGGATTTTGTACTTCTTTCATGGGCAAAACGTGGCGATTCTGGCACAAGCCATTACGAAAGAACAAGCAGCAGTACCAGCAATTGATATCGAACGAGCGATAGCGCGAAAGCGTTTATTTGAGGAAAGCCCAGAAGCGCACACTTACCACGAGGATGATGATGATGATGATGTCCAAGACTAA
- a CDS encoding DUF4335 domain-containing protein, translating to MSPSNSVIRRYTPPTCTLEISAQNSPLSRWTDKTVISDLSFSLRFDDPRLPEAGKILIEGDRQQLEILCDVVTTYVQQLLQQSAEDFSITLLGSDHPHATSEPELTDILPSLLPTQNIPSFKTQTSQTKAYLKPSHNLTHQLFFGDLANETSGQVIELSLLQLFDLATALDEYSSDMVVLPTTSHQIIKPSLPQWAPIAAVLVLAAGLTPFTWQYANNIQKNRQKVAKNALQSPEPVAIEPTRQDPIPTPSLPLITPQPQLTPPLPNLSTPAPPLSFPNATIPAAPSQTSQPPLTIPSDTSSYPLPGIIPNANITKVTKAIPNASTIPNKKGINPPKSKNVPSEITQPSQSIATIPNNNLSNIPNLIPTPAAAELLPSVAGNTTPQQPSPTENQDSLASRLRTATKPTSDTPSTDNKTLFDTPQIAEAREYLNKRWQPPTGLSQTLEYSLTLSIDGKIERILPLNQVAREYIDSSGIPEIGKPFVSSNKAGQNLRIRVILSPDSKVQTFPETP from the coding sequence ATGTCTCCATCAAATTCTGTAATTCGTCGCTACACCCCCCCAACTTGTACATTAGAAATATCAGCGCAAAACTCCCCTTTGTCCAGGTGGACAGACAAAACTGTGATTAGTGATCTCAGTTTTAGCTTGCGATTTGATGATCCCCGATTACCAGAAGCAGGTAAAATCCTCATTGAGGGCGATCGCCAGCAACTAGAAATTTTATGTGATGTCGTTACCACCTACGTTCAACAGCTTCTGCAACAATCTGCGGAAGATTTTAGTATTACCTTATTAGGCAGTGATCATCCCCACGCAACATCAGAACCAGAATTAACAGACATTCTCCCATCTCTCCTTCCTACCCAAAATATCCCATCCTTTAAAACCCAAACTTCCCAAACAAAAGCATATTTAAAACCCAGTCATAATTTAACTCATCAACTCTTTTTTGGTGATCTTGCTAACGAAACATCTGGACAAGTAATTGAACTGAGTTTACTACAACTATTTGATTTAGCAACAGCTTTAGACGAATACTCATCTGATATGGTCGTCTTACCAACTACCAGCCATCAAATTATTAAACCGAGTCTACCTCAGTGGGCCCCTATCGCCGCAGTCTTAGTATTAGCAGCCGGTTTAACACCATTCACCTGGCAATATGCCAATAACATTCAGAAAAATCGCCAGAAAGTCGCCAAAAACGCCCTCCAGTCTCCCGAACCAGTTGCTATAGAACCTACTCGACAAGATCCTATACCAACACCGTCTCTGCCGTTAATCACCCCTCAACCCCAACTAACACCACCACTTCCTAACCTGAGTACCCCCGCACCACCCCTTTCCTTTCCTAATGCAACCATCCCAGCCGCACCATCACAAACATCTCAACCGCCATTAACCATACCATCCGATACTTCCTCCTATCCCTTACCAGGCATCATCCCCAATGCCAACATCACAAAAGTAACAAAAGCCATCCCCAATGCTTCAACTATTCCCAATAAAAAAGGAATAAATCCCCCCAAATCCAAGAATGTACCATCTGAGATTACCCAACCATCCCAGTCTATTGCCACCATCCCCAACAACAATTTGAGTAATATTCCTAACCTAATTCCCACCCCTGCTGCTGCGGAATTATTGCCAAGTGTTGCCGGAAATACTACCCCACAACAGCCATCTCCAACAGAAAATCAAGATAGTTTAGCAAGCAGATTAAGAACCGCAACCAAACCCACCTCAGATACCCCATCTACTGATAATAAAACGTTATTTGATACACCTCAAATAGCAGAAGCGAGAGAATACCTCAACAAGCGTTGGCAACCACCAACCGGACTTTCTCAAACTCTAGAATATAGTTTAACATTGAGTATTGACGGCAAAATCGAAAGAATTTTACCATTAAATCAAGTCGCCAGAGAATACATTGATAGTAGTGGTATTCCCGAAATTGGCAAACCCTTTGTTTCTAGTAATAAAGCTGGGCAAAACTTGAGAATCCGAGTTATCCTCAGTCCTGATAGCAAAGTGCAAACATTTCCAGAAACACCATAA
- a CDS encoding DUF3038 domain-containing protein gives MLKVMHSTANPTIPKSPWEDLNQIPVPNTTQWENIKTQLDLVLLALETLTGIGSEAMLSAAVSLNLESKVPDRVALWRLRQSNPLRKSQGGRKKLDVEEARSLVLIICHLAKQHQELIRRAVGLLEQLTANKQKPHQSALLGDYIDAFCNTYQDRMEEEEATSTDLLTNLALKLLINLLFYSASGGHRRLWLALIDLSTK, from the coding sequence ATGCTAAAAGTTATGCACTCAACCGCTAATCCGACTATACCAAAATCACCTTGGGAGGATTTAAACCAAATCCCAGTCCCAAACACAACTCAATGGGAAAATATTAAAACTCAGTTAGATTTAGTGCTATTAGCCCTAGAAACCTTAACTGGTATTGGTTCAGAAGCCATGCTGTCAGCCGCAGTTAGTCTGAACTTAGAATCCAAAGTACCAGATCGGGTAGCATTGTGGCGATTGCGGCAGTCCAATCCCCTCCGCAAAAGTCAAGGGGGACGGAAAAAGTTAGATGTGGAAGAAGCGCGATCGCTAGTTCTCATTATCTGCCATCTCGCCAAACAACACCAAGAATTAATTCGTCGGGCTGTAGGTTTATTAGAACAATTGACAGCAAATAAGCAAAAACCTCACCAATCCGCCCTATTAGGAGACTATATAGACGCTTTTTGTAATACCTACCAAGACCGGATGGAAGAGGAAGAAGCAACTTCAACAGATTTGCTTACCAACCTCGCCCTCAAACTGTTAATAAATTTACTCTTTTATAGTGCATCTGGTGGACATCGGCGGTTGTGGTTAGCACTCATAGACCTTTCCACAAAATAA